From a single Rhizobium lusitanum genomic region:
- a CDS encoding cold-shock protein, translating into MSTGTVKWFNAAKGFGFIQPDDGATDVFVHISAVERAGMSSLRDGQKISYELVKDNRSGKMSADKLESL; encoded by the coding sequence ATGAGCACAGGTACTGTAAAGTGGTTCAATGCTGCCAAGGGTTTTGGTTTTATTCAGCCTGACGACGGCGCAACGGACGTTTTCGTGCACATTTCCGCTGTTGAACGCGCTGGAATGAGCAGCCTCCGTGACGGCCAGAAGATTTCCTACGAGCTTGTCAAGGACAATCGTTCGGGCAAGATGTCAGCTGATAAGCTGGAATCTCTGTAA
- a CDS encoding VOC family protein yields MVAGIHHITLITRKVQANVDFYAGFLGLRLVKRTGGFEDATQLHLLYGDATGSPGSLITFLVWEDGAPGRAGVGQVGEISLAIDPMSIGFWLTRTLSAGLKPEGPSEEFGEPVLRLKDPDGVIVKLVGAAELQSPAPWASDKIPPEHAIRRIRGATLFSETPEQTQSLLVKHFGYRPQAVSGAISRLVAEPGDIIDIRDASGFWASAPGTGTVDHVAFRAADDAELQSVHAGLQALNSSPTVMHDRKYFRSLYVREPGGILLELATDAPGPLVDEDEATLGTRLFAPDDNPERLAELNVILPQFSMPGEPRVIYRDLPFTHRFFTPQEPNGNTFILLHGSGASETTMLPIAHKVDAQATLLGVRGRALEEGSPRWYRRITPFSFDQADIAREAEAFAAFIDGAIHAYGLDPERIVYIGYSNGANLLNAMLSLQPHVIRRAVLLRSMAVLADPPPADMSDADVLIIAGEKDMYGPYSQPLAERLRAGGATVNLQTIPYGHELADADVPLIQAWLKRSN; encoded by the coding sequence ATGGTCGCCGGCATCCACCACATCACGCTGATCACCCGCAAGGTGCAGGCGAATGTCGATTTCTACGCAGGCTTTCTCGGCCTGCGGCTCGTCAAGCGCACCGGCGGCTTCGAGGATGCGACGCAACTGCATCTCCTCTATGGCGACGCAACGGGATCGCCGGGATCGCTGATTACTTTCCTCGTCTGGGAAGACGGCGCCCCCGGCCGCGCCGGCGTCGGCCAGGTCGGCGAAATCTCGCTCGCTATCGACCCGATGAGCATCGGCTTCTGGTTAACGCGCACCCTGAGTGCCGGCCTGAAGCCGGAAGGCCCCTCCGAGGAGTTCGGCGAACCGGTCCTTCGCCTGAAGGATCCCGACGGCGTCATCGTCAAGCTGGTCGGCGCGGCAGAGCTGCAATCGCCCGCCCCCTGGGCCAGCGACAAGATCCCGCCCGAACATGCCATCCGGCGCATTCGCGGCGCAACGTTGTTTAGCGAGACGCCCGAGCAGACGCAAAGCCTTCTAGTCAAACATTTCGGCTACCGGCCGCAGGCGGTGAGCGGCGCGATCAGCCGCCTTGTCGCCGAGCCGGGCGACATCATCGACATCCGCGACGCCAGCGGCTTCTGGGCGAGCGCGCCGGGAACGGGCACCGTTGACCATGTGGCATTTCGCGCCGCAGACGATGCCGAACTGCAATCGGTTCACGCCGGGTTGCAGGCGCTCAATTCGTCGCCGACGGTGATGCATGACCGGAAATATTTCCGCTCGCTCTATGTCCGCGAGCCCGGCGGCATCCTGCTCGAGCTTGCAACCGATGCGCCGGGGCCGCTGGTGGATGAAGACGAGGCGACACTCGGCACGCGGCTGTTCGCTCCCGACGACAATCCGGAGCGGTTGGCGGAGCTGAATGTCATCCTGCCGCAGTTCTCGATGCCCGGCGAGCCGCGCGTCATCTATCGCGACCTGCCTTTCACCCATCGCTTCTTCACCCCGCAGGAGCCGAATGGAAACACCTTCATCCTGCTGCACGGCTCCGGCGCCAGCGAGACGACGATGCTGCCAATCGCCCACAAGGTCGATGCACAGGCGACCTTGCTCGGCGTACGCGGCCGCGCGTTGGAAGAGGGCTCACCGCGCTGGTATCGCCGCATCACGCCCTTCTCCTTCGACCAAGCCGATATCGCCAGAGAGGCGGAAGCCTTCGCCGCCTTCATCGACGGCGCGATCCATGCCTACGGTCTCGATCCTGAGCGCATCGTTTATATCGGCTACTCGAACGGCGCCAACCTGCTCAATGCCATGCTCTCGCTCCAGCCGCACGTTATCCGTCGCGCCGTCCTACTGCGCTCCATGGCCGTGCTGGCCGATCCGCCACCGGCCGACATGTCGGACGCTGACGTGCTGATCATCGCCGGTGAGAAAGACATGTACGGCCCATACTCACAACCCCTCGCCGAACGCCTGCGAGCCGGCGGCGCAACGGTGAACCTGCAGACCATCCCCTATGGTCACGAACTGGCCGACGCCGACGTGCCGCTCATCCAAGCATGGTTGAAGCGCTCGAATTGA
- a CDS encoding dienelactone hydrolase family protein yields MRATFAVVLTFLMSLACGKAGAADGSQFNVATPGGNVLVEGFVSSSGASRPAVIILSGSHGFASPAYDELGRSFNASGLDAYLVHLLSPADQQAIARAGSAPARIAYYATRWQDWIATIHGVVSYLKNQPHHTGKVGVFGLSLGAQTAAAASADSTDIGALVLVDGAFPDGYSKPVRSLPPLYIVWGGADRVFPVSTARELQRMAQGLGGSVSLNVYQGGAHNFFLKSGPQAAAAHQGAAAFFLSQLSK; encoded by the coding sequence ATGCGAGCCACGTTTGCCGTCGTCTTGACGTTTCTAATGTCCCTCGCATGCGGAAAGGCCGGAGCCGCTGATGGTAGCCAGTTCAACGTGGCGACACCTGGCGGCAATGTTCTGGTCGAAGGTTTTGTGAGCAGTTCAGGTGCTTCGCGTCCGGCGGTGATCATCCTGAGCGGCAGCCATGGCTTTGCTTCGCCCGCCTATGACGAGCTTGGGCGAAGCTTCAATGCGTCCGGCCTCGATGCCTATCTCGTCCATCTGCTCTCACCGGCCGATCAGCAGGCCATTGCCCGTGCAGGCAGTGCACCCGCTCGCATTGCCTACTATGCGACGCGGTGGCAGGACTGGATCGCAACGATTCACGGTGTGGTTTCCTATCTCAAGAACCAGCCCCACCATACCGGCAAGGTTGGCGTGTTTGGCTTATCCCTCGGCGCGCAGACGGCAGCTGCCGCCTCGGCCGACAGTACCGATATCGGCGCACTCGTGCTCGTCGACGGCGCCTTTCCGGATGGTTATTCGAAGCCGGTGCGCTCCCTGCCGCCACTCTACATCGTCTGGGGAGGGGCCGATCGAGTCTTTCCCGTCTCAACCGCACGGGAACTGCAGCGGATGGCACAAGGTCTGGGCGGATCAGTCAGCCTGAATGTCTATCAGGGCGGCGCGCATAATTTCTTCCTGAAGTCAGGCCCGCAAGCGGCGGCGGCCCATCAGGGCGCCGCCGCTTTCTTCCTATCGCAGCTGTCGAAGTAA
- a CDS encoding L-fuconate dehydratase produces MTRITNLRVFDLRFPTSQSLDGSDAMNPDPDYSAAYVILDTDKPDLAGHGLTFTIGRGNDICCMAIEAMRHLVVGTELATVLENPGKYWRHLTSDSQLRWIGPEKGAMHLATGAVVNAVWDLLAKEAGKPVWQLVADMDAEQIADIVDYRYMTDVLTRDEAVAILTKAEPGKAERIATLEREGYACYTTSAGWLGYEDAKLRRLCQEAIDAGFNHVKMKVGRDLEDDIRRLTIAREVIGPDRYLMIDANQVWEVGQAIDWVNKLAFAKPFFIEEPTSPDDVAGHRKIRQAIGPVKVATGEMCQNRIMFKQFIAEGAIDIVQIDSCRMGGLNEVLAVLLVAAKYGLPVWPHAGGVGLCEYVQHLSMIDYIAVSGTKDGRVIEYVDHLHEHFIDPCVIRDAAYMPPSLAGFSIEMKPESIAEYTFKG; encoded by the coding sequence ATGACACGCATCACCAATCTCCGCGTATTCGACCTGCGCTTTCCCACCTCGCAGAGCCTCGACGGCTCGGATGCGATGAACCCGGATCCGGATTATTCCGCCGCCTACGTTATTCTCGACACCGACAAGCCTGATCTTGCGGGCCACGGCCTGACCTTCACCATCGGTCGCGGCAACGACATCTGCTGCATGGCGATCGAGGCGATGCGGCATCTGGTGGTTGGCACCGAGCTTGCGACCGTGCTGGAAAACCCCGGCAAATACTGGCGGCACCTGACCAGCGACAGCCAGCTCCGCTGGATCGGCCCGGAAAAAGGCGCCATGCATCTGGCCACAGGCGCTGTCGTCAATGCCGTATGGGATCTGCTCGCCAAGGAGGCCGGCAAGCCGGTCTGGCAGCTGGTGGCCGATATGGATGCGGAACAGATCGCCGATATCGTCGACTACCGTTACATGACCGACGTTCTCACCCGCGATGAGGCGGTGGCTATCCTGACGAAGGCCGAGCCCGGCAAGGCCGAGCGCATCGCCACCCTCGAGCGCGAGGGCTATGCCTGCTATACGACGTCGGCCGGTTGGCTCGGCTATGAGGATGCCAAGCTACGCCGCTTGTGCCAGGAGGCGATCGATGCCGGCTTCAACCATGTGAAGATGAAGGTCGGCCGCGATCTCGAGGACGATATCCGCCGGCTCACCATCGCCCGCGAAGTCATCGGCCCCGATCGCTACCTGATGATCGACGCCAACCAGGTCTGGGAAGTCGGGCAGGCGATCGACTGGGTCAACAAGCTCGCCTTCGCCAAGCCTTTCTTCATCGAGGAGCCGACTAGCCCCGATGACGTCGCCGGCCATCGCAAGATCCGGCAGGCGATCGGCCCGGTGAAGGTTGCGACAGGCGAGATGTGCCAGAACCGCATCATGTTCAAGCAGTTCATCGCCGAAGGCGCGATCGACATCGTGCAGATCGACTCCTGCCGCATGGGCGGGTTGAACGAAGTTCTCGCCGTGCTGCTCGTGGCCGCCAAATACGGCCTGCCGGTCTGGCCGCATGCCGGTGGCGTCGGGCTTTGCGAATATGTGCAGCACCTGTCGATGATCGACTATATCGCCGTTTCCGGCACCAAGGACGGCCGCGTGATCGAATATGTCGACCACCTGCACGAACATTTCATCGACCCCTGCGTCATCCGCGACGCCGCCTATATGCCGCCAAGCTTGGCCGGTTTTTCCATCGAGATGAAGCCGGAGTCGATCGCGGAGTATACGTTCAAGGGGTGA
- a CDS encoding CaiB/BaiF CoA transferase family protein, which produces MVVEKELPLAGLLVVDMSQFLSGPYCTLRLMDLGARVIKIERPRGGDLSRRLYLSDGENGDSTIFHAINRSKESLAIDLKSERDMQALRRLISQADVLVQNFRPGVIERLGLGYEAANEINPRLVYCSISGYGDEGPWVSRPGQDLLAQSRSGVMWLNGDEGQGPVPFGLAIGDMLAGAAAAQGILAALVRRGVTGKGGLVETSLLEALVDLQVEVLTVHLNSGNKLPQRSGFRSAHAYLSAPYGVYPASDGYLAIAMTPISKLADLLGMDELAPYRDDPKSWFTARDEIKALIAARIATRTVDEWLAILEPADIWCAKVLDWPELLQSEGFGALDMLQTVGRGDGVSLTTTRSPIRVDGQRPKFERAAPEVGEHNAAIWEEFDLG; this is translated from the coding sequence ATGGTGGTGGAAAAGGAATTGCCGCTGGCGGGCCTGTTGGTCGTGGATATGAGCCAGTTCCTGTCCGGACCCTATTGCACCCTCAGGCTGATGGATCTTGGCGCCAGGGTCATCAAGATCGAGCGGCCGCGAGGCGGCGATCTTTCCCGCCGGCTTTATCTCAGCGACGGCGAGAATGGCGATTCGACTATTTTCCATGCCATCAACCGTTCCAAGGAAAGTCTGGCGATCGACCTGAAGAGCGAGCGCGACATGCAGGCGCTGCGCCGGCTGATTTCGCAGGCCGATGTCCTGGTGCAGAATTTTCGGCCCGGCGTGATCGAGCGGCTTGGGTTGGGGTACGAGGCTGCGAACGAGATCAATCCGCGGCTCGTCTATTGCTCGATCAGCGGCTATGGCGACGAAGGCCCCTGGGTGTCTCGCCCCGGGCAGGATTTACTGGCGCAATCGCGCTCCGGCGTCATGTGGCTGAACGGCGACGAGGGGCAGGGGCCGGTGCCGTTTGGCCTCGCGATCGGCGATATGCTGGCAGGGGCTGCCGCAGCACAGGGTATTCTTGCGGCGCTGGTGCGTCGCGGCGTCACTGGCAAGGGCGGGTTGGTGGAGACGAGCCTGCTGGAGGCGTTGGTCGATCTGCAGGTGGAAGTTCTGACCGTCCACTTGAACAGCGGCAACAAGCTGCCGCAGCGCTCCGGTTTCCGCAGTGCCCACGCCTATCTCTCGGCACCTTACGGCGTCTATCCGGCCAGCGACGGCTATCTTGCCATTGCCATGACGCCGATTTCGAAGCTTGCCGACCTGCTCGGCATGGATGAACTTGCGCCCTATCGCGACGATCCGAAAAGCTGGTTCACGGCGCGCGACGAGATCAAGGCACTGATTGCGGCGCGCATCGCCACACGTACCGTCGATGAATGGCTTGCCATCCTCGAGCCGGCGGATATCTGGTGCGCAAAGGTGCTGGACTGGCCGGAGCTGTTGCAGAGTGAAGGATTTGGAGCGCTGGATATGTTGCAGACTGTCGGTCGCGGCGATGGCGTTTCCTTGACGACGACACGGTCTCCCATCCGGGTCGATGGGCAACGACCGAAATTCGAGCGTGCAGCCCCCGAAGTCGGCGAGCATAATGCGGCGATCTGGGAAGAATTCGATCTCGGTTGA
- a CDS encoding carboxymuconolactone decarboxylase family protein codes for MTTVKLLDDAEAEAIPAVKAVFDDIRTVRKSDFVNNFWRGLANDPALLKRTWEGLKAVMMTEGALDPLVREMIYIAVSTANGCSYCVHSHTAAARAKGMTDTQHGELLAVIGLAGQTNHLVTAMQIPVDPEFDVGRP; via the coding sequence ATGACGACAGTCAAATTGCTGGATGATGCGGAAGCCGAGGCTATCCCTGCGGTCAAGGCCGTGTTCGACGACATCCGCACCGTCAGAAAATCCGATTTCGTCAATAATTTCTGGCGCGGCCTTGCCAATGATCCAGCACTTTTGAAGCGGACCTGGGAAGGGCTGAAGGCGGTGATGATGACTGAGGGTGCGCTTGATCCGCTGGTGCGCGAGATGATCTATATCGCCGTATCCACGGCCAATGGCTGCAGCTACTGCGTCCACTCGCATACGGCCGCCGCCAGGGCAAAAGGCATGACGGACACGCAGCATGGCGAATTGCTGGCTGTCATCGGTCTTGCCGGACAGACCAACCATCTGGTGACGGCGATGCAGATCCCCGTCGATCCGGAATTCGACGTCGGCCGCCCCTGA
- a CDS encoding MetQ/NlpA family lipoprotein, with protein MTKKSSQGLDALRFSRRTGLAALIASAVAVVGLTVATPSFAADKTIKVGIISGEDEDVWRVVTTEAAKKGLKIETVVFNDYTQPNEALERGEVDANAFQHQPYLDNQIKQHSYHIVRVGYTGVWPIGLYTKKYKTVAELPKGAVIGVPNDPSNEGRALRVLQNEGVIKLKDGTGILATIADIVENPKNVEIKELDAGIVGRSIDDLDAAVVNTDWALKSGLSPKDRIAQEPIDGNPYRNFIAVKQGNENEAWVKTLVSAYQNDTVKAEFEKVYKGTGLSAY; from the coding sequence ATGACGAAAAAGTCTTCTCAGGGTCTCGATGCACTGCGCTTCTCGCGCCGGACCGGCCTTGCAGCCCTCATTGCCTCCGCTGTCGCCGTCGTCGGCTTGACGGTCGCCACCCCGTCCTTTGCCGCCGACAAGACGATCAAGGTCGGCATCATCAGTGGTGAAGACGAAGACGTCTGGCGCGTGGTCACCACCGAAGCCGCCAAGAAGGGCCTGAAGATCGAAACCGTCGTCTTCAACGACTACACCCAGCCAAACGAAGCGCTGGAGCGCGGCGAAGTCGACGCCAATGCCTTCCAGCACCAGCCCTATCTCGACAACCAAATCAAGCAGCACAGCTATCACATCGTCCGCGTCGGCTATACGGGCGTCTGGCCGATCGGCCTTTACACCAAGAAGTACAAGACCGTAGCCGAGCTGCCGAAGGGCGCTGTCATCGGCGTGCCGAACGATCCATCCAACGAGGGCCGCGCGCTCCGCGTGCTGCAGAACGAGGGCGTCATCAAGCTCAAGGACGGCACCGGCATTCTCGCCACCATCGCCGATATTGTCGAGAACCCGAAGAATGTCGAAATCAAGGAACTCGACGCCGGCATCGTCGGCCGCTCGATCGACGACCTCGACGCTGCCGTCGTCAACACCGACTGGGCGCTGAAGAGCGGACTTTCGCCGAAAGACCGCATCGCGCAGGAGCCGATCGACGGCAATCCCTACCGCAACTTCATCGCCGTCAAGCAGGGCAATGAGAATGAGGCCTGGGTGAAGACGCTGGTTTCCGCCTACCAGAACGACACGGTCAAGGCCGAATTCGAGAAGGTCTACAAGGGCACTGGTCTCAGCGCCTACTAA
- a CDS encoding methionine ABC transporter ATP-binding protein, producing the protein MNSFIPATAIEGHAPPGSPNNDEIIRLVDVHRRFGTTPALDGVSLSARRGEIVGIIGRSGAGKSTLIRCLNGLERADSGEIHIEGRDIADLSERELQPLRRRIGMIFQHFNLLSAKTVEENVALPLKIEGVAKAERLKRARELLDLVGLADKAKAYPAALSGGQKQRVGIARALAARPALLLSDEATSALDPETTRSILALLKDINRKLGLTILLITHEMEVVRSVADRVAVIDAGRIVEEGAVWSVFANPQAEITASLLSTIRPQLPEHIAERLSQTPGAEAILSIDLAGPAAQGALFAELSAALPHSFRLVHGGIDHIQNQPVARFFIAVPTRDPALPAQVTDFLTARSARVEVLGYDN; encoded by the coding sequence ATGAATTCCTTCATTCCCGCCACCGCCATCGAGGGGCATGCGCCGCCTGGCTCACCGAACAATGACGAGATCATCCGCCTCGTCGATGTCCACCGCCGGTTCGGTACGACTCCGGCGCTCGACGGTGTTTCGCTGAGCGCCCGGCGTGGCGAGATCGTCGGCATTATCGGTCGCAGCGGCGCCGGCAAGTCGACGCTGATCCGCTGCCTGAACGGGCTGGAGCGGGCCGATAGCGGCGAGATCCATATCGAAGGACGAGATATCGCCGACCTGTCGGAAAGGGAACTCCAGCCGTTGCGCCGCCGCATCGGCATGATCTTCCAGCATTTCAATCTGCTGTCGGCAAAGACGGTGGAAGAGAATGTTGCCCTGCCGTTGAAGATCGAAGGTGTGGCCAAGGCCGAGCGCCTGAAACGTGCCCGCGAGCTACTCGATCTCGTCGGTCTCGCCGACAAGGCCAAGGCCTATCCCGCGGCTCTCTCGGGTGGGCAGAAGCAGCGTGTCGGCATTGCCCGGGCACTCGCCGCCCGCCCAGCACTTCTCCTCTCCGACGAAGCCACCTCCGCCCTCGATCCCGAGACAACGCGGTCGATCCTGGCACTACTGAAGGATATCAATCGTAAGCTCGGACTGACCATCCTGCTCATCACCCATGAGATGGAAGTGGTGCGCTCGGTTGCCGATCGGGTCGCCGTCATCGATGCCGGCAGGATCGTCGAGGAGGGAGCCGTCTGGTCGGTGTTTGCCAATCCGCAGGCCGAAATCACAGCAAGCCTGCTCAGCACCATCCGCCCGCAACTCCCCGAGCACATTGCCGAACGGCTGTCGCAGACGCCGGGTGCCGAGGCTATTCTCAGCATCGACCTCGCCGGCCCGGCCGCGCAAGGCGCGCTGTTCGCCGAACTCTCGGCGGCGCTGCCGCATTCCTTCCGCCTCGTTCATGGCGGCATCGACCATATCCAGAATCAGCCCGTCGCCCGCTTCTTCATTGCGGTGCCGACGCGCGACCCAGCGCTGCCGGCGCAGGTGACGGATTTTCTGACGGCCCGGTCCGCCCGGGTGGAGGTTCTAGGCTATGACAACTGA
- a CDS encoding transposase, giving the protein MPSKANRKIRIEYDKVLYRQRHKIENMFGRRKDRRRVKTRYDRRAQTFMSAICV; this is encoded by the coding sequence ATCCCATCAAAGGCCAATCGCAAGATCCGGATCGAGTACGACAAGGTCCTCTACCGCCAGCGCCACAAGATCGAGAACATGTTCGGCAGGCGCAAGGACCGGCGGCGCGTCAAAACCCGTTACGACCGACGCGCCCAGACCTTCATGTCCGCCATCTGCGTTTAG
- a CDS encoding VOC family protein, with translation MSKMIFVNLPVRDLSASTAFYVALGGTVNPQFSGENSTSLMFSDTIGVMLLTHDHYREFTTRPIGDARRDSQVLIVLTVDNRDAVDATLTSAVAAGGRADPNPAQDLGFMYNRHVEDPDGYVWEIVWMNPAANA, from the coding sequence ATGTCCAAAATGATTTTCGTGAACCTGCCTGTCCGTGACCTGTCGGCGTCGACGGCGTTCTACGTGGCACTAGGCGGCACTGTGAACCCGCAGTTTTCGGGTGAGAACTCCACCTCGCTCATGTTCTCGGACACGATCGGGGTGATGCTGCTGACCCATGACCACTACCGCGAATTCACCACGCGTCCGATCGGTGACGCCCGGCGCGACAGCCAGGTATTGATCGTCCTCACCGTTGATAACCGCGACGCCGTCGATGCAACACTGACCAGCGCGGTTGCGGCGGGCGGTCGTGCAGATCCCAACCCAGCACAGGATCTTGGCTTCATGTATAACCGCCACGTTGAAGACCCAGATGGCTATGTTTGGGAAATCGTATGGATGAACCCGGCTGCGAACGCCTAA
- a CDS encoding MarR family transcriptional regulator, whose translation MTSSLDRLECAGLVERRPNPNDRRGKKIAHRPLGHCPRQQSPLP comes from the coding sequence ATGACGAGCAGCTTGGACCGACTAGAATGCGCTGGGCTGGTTGAACGACGCCCCAATCCCAACGACCGACGCGGCAAGAAAATTGCTCACCGGCCTCTAGGTCATTGTCCACGTCAGCAATCACCTCTCCCTTAG